Proteins encoded within one genomic window of Ovis aries strain OAR_USU_Benz2616 breed Rambouillet chromosome 1, ARS-UI_Ramb_v3.0, whole genome shotgun sequence:
- the LOC101108789 gene encoding rab GDP dissociation inhibitor beta-like: MNEEYDVIVLGTGLTECILSGIMSVNGKKVLHMDRNPYYGGESASITPLEDLCKRFKIPGAPPASMGRGRDWNVDLIPKFLMANGQLVKMLLFTEVTRYLDFKVTEGSFVYKGGKIYKVPSTEAEALASSLMGLFEKRRFRKFLVYVANFDENDPQTFEGIDPKKTSMREVYKKFDLGQDVIDFTGHALALYRTDEYLDQPCCETINRIKLYSKSLARYGKSPYLYPLYGLGELPQGFARLSAIYGGTYMLNKPIEEIIMQNGKVIGIKSEGEIAHCKQLICAPSYVKDRVEKVGQVIRVICILSHPIKNTNDANS, encoded by the coding sequence ATGAATGAAGAGTACGACGTGATCGTGCTGGGCACTGGCCTGACGGAATGTATCCTGTCAGGTATAATGTCAGTGAATGGGAAGAAAGTTCTTCACATGGATAGAAACCCGTATTATGGAGGAGAGAGCGCATCTATAACACCGCTGGAAGATTTATGCAAAAGATTTAAGATACCAGGAGCTCCACCAgcatccatgggcagaggaagagactgGAATGTTGACTTAATCCCCAAGTTCCTTATGGCAAATGGTCAGCTGGTTAAGATGCTACTTTTTACGGAGGTCACTCGATATCTGGATTTCAAAGTGACTGAAGGGAGCTTTGTTTATAAGGGAGGAAAGATCTACAAGGTACCTTCCACTGAAGCAGAAGCCCTGGCATCTAGCCTAATGGGGCTGTTTGAAAAACGTCGATTCAGAAAATTCCTGGTATATGTCGCCAACTTTGATGAGAACGATCCTCAAACTTTTGAGGGCATTGATCCTAAGAAGACATCAATGCGAGAGGTGTATAAGAAATTTGACTTGGGCCAAGATGTTATAGATTTTACTGGTCATGCCCTGGCACTTTACAGAACTGATGAATATTTAGATCAGCCATGTTGTGAAACCATTAATAGGATTAAACTTTACAGCAAGTCTTTGGCAAGATACGGCAAAAGCCCATACCTTTATCCACTCTATGGCCTTGGAGAACTGCCACAGGGATTTGCACGGCTAAGTGCTATTTATGGAGGTACCTACATGCTGAATAAACCAATTGAAGAAATCATTATGCAGAATGGAAAGGTGATTGGTATAAAATCTGAAGGAGAGATTGCTCACTGTAAGCAGCTCATCTGTGCTCCCAGCTATGTGAAAGATCGAGTAGAAAAAGTGGGCCAGGTGATCAGAGTCATCTGTATCCTCAGCCACCCCATCAAAAACACCAACGACGCCAACTCCTGA